A portion of the Deltaproteobacteria bacterium genome contains these proteins:
- the radC gene encoding DNA repair protein RadC — protein sequence MSIPPDTPHYKDHRQRLKKKFTESGINAFHDYEALELLLSYAIPQKDVKPLAKDLLREFCSFKGVVDAEISILEKVKGISSHTAILIKLIKEMGTLYLKEKAKEKPQITCTSELLNYCKTYMGGLKDEQFCVIYLNAQNRITEIEAIEEGIVNQAVVYPRKVLENALKQKASAIILVHNHPSGHVRPSDADIRLTKTIQETARILDIIVHDHVIIGENRFFSFREEGLM from the coding sequence GTGAGCATACCTCCTGACACACCCCACTATAAAGATCATCGTCAGCGCCTGAAGAAGAAATTTACTGAATCAGGTATTAATGCCTTCCATGACTATGAGGCTTTAGAGCTTCTCTTATCGTACGCAATCCCTCAAAAAGATGTTAAACCACTGGCAAAGGATCTCCTCCGTGAATTTTGTTCCTTCAAAGGTGTCGTTGATGCGGAAATAAGTATCCTCGAAAAGGTCAAAGGTATCAGCTCTCACACGGCAATCTTGATAAAACTGATAAAGGAAATGGGGACCCTGTACCTCAAAGAAAAGGCCAAAGAGAAACCCCAAATAACCTGTACGAGTGAGTTACTGAATTACTGCAAGACATATATGGGTGGTCTAAAGGATGAGCAATTTTGTGTCATTTACCTGAATGCACAAAACAGGATCACAGAGATTGAAGCCATTGAGGAAGGGATTGTTAACCAGGCTGTTGTTTATCCGAGAAAGGTCCTTGAAAATGCTTTGAAACAAAAAGCATCGGCCATCATCCTGGTTCATAATCATCCATCAGGTCATGTAAGGCCCTCCGATGCAGATATCCGGCTAACGAAGACGATCCAGGAAACAGCGCGAATATTAGATATTATCGTCCATGATCACGTCATTATCGGTGAAAACAGGTTTTTCAGCTTTCGCGAAGAAGGCTTAATGTAA
- a CDS encoding superoxide dismutase, producing MAIQLPDLPYAKDALAPVISANTLDFHYGKHHKAYVDNTNKLIAGTDLANESLEAIIKKVAGDASKAGIFNNAAQVWNHSFYWQCMKPKGGGKPTGAIADKINETWGSFEKFAEELKNAGVTQFGSGWAWLVLDGGLLKITKTANADTPIAHGLKPILTIDVWEHAYYLDYQNRRPDYLTAFIENLINWDFVKANLG from the coding sequence ATGGCTATACAATTACCCGATCTACCCTACGCAAAGGATGCTTTGGCGCCTGTGATCAGTGCCAATACCCTGGATTTTCATTATGGCAAGCATCATAAGGCATATGTTGACAATACTAACAAACTCATTGCCGGAACAGATCTGGCCAATGAATCTCTTGAGGCAATCATTAAGAAAGTCGCAGGGGATGCTTCAAAGGCAGGTATATTCAACAATGCGGCTCAGGTTTGGAATCACTCATTTTACTGGCAATGCATGAAACCGAAGGGTGGTGGCAAGCCGACCGGAGCAATCGCCGATAAAATCAACGAAACATGGGGAAGTTTTGAAAAATTCGCGGAAGAATTGAAAAATGCAGGTGTAACCCAGTTCGGCAGCGGCTGGGCTTGGCTGGTTCTTGACGGCGGCTTATTAAAGATCACCAAAACTGCAAATGCGGACACCCCTATCGCGCACGGCCTCAAACCAATTCTCACCATTGATGTCTGGGAACACGCATATTATCTCGATTACCAGAACAGGAGGCCGGACTATCTGACCGCATTCATTGAGAATCTTATTAACTGGGATTTTGTCAAAGCGAACTTGGGCTGA
- a CDS encoding metal ABC transporter permease translates to MELTEFLRYGFIQRALIAGSFIGILCSILGVFLVLRRFSLIGDGLAHASFGSVALAMLLKMSPLYVSIPIVMTCSIVILKLTERARLYGDAAIGVVSSFGIAVGVMLSSIAGGFNVDLFSYLFGSILSISKVEVIISIILSALVILIISLYYNELLSITFDEDSAKASGINTKFINTIFVLLTAVTVVLSMKVVGIMLISALLIFPAVTALQIARSFKAVMLAASLSAITSVVSGIVLSFFLDLPTGATIVMINFILFITGLAYKKIIRE, encoded by the coding sequence ATGGAACTGACTGAATTTCTCCGATACGGATTCATCCAACGGGCCCTCATCGCCGGCTCATTCATAGGGATACTCTGTTCCATCCTGGGTGTTTTTTTAGTACTGAGACGATTTTCGCTCATAGGGGATGGCCTTGCCCATGCGTCATTTGGCAGTGTAGCGCTGGCTATGCTTCTCAAAATGTCACCATTGTATGTATCGATACCGATTGTTATGACATGCTCGATTGTCATTTTAAAGCTGACGGAAAGGGCCAGATTATACGGCGATGCCGCTATCGGCGTTGTTTCATCTTTTGGAATTGCCGTTGGTGTCATGCTGTCGAGTATTGCCGGCGGCTTCAATGTAGATCTATTCAGCTATTTATTCGGCAGTATCCTGTCAATCAGTAAAGTCGAGGTTATCATCTCCATCATACTTTCCGCATTGGTTATCCTGATTATCTCCTTATATTACAATGAGCTTCTCTCCATTACATTTGATGAAGACTCTGCAAAGGCATCCGGCATTAACACGAAATTCATCAATACGATTTTTGTTTTGCTGACCGCTGTAACAGTCGTCTTATCCATGAAAGTTGTGGGGATTATGCTCATCTCTGCATTACTCATATTCCCTGCAGTAACTGCCCTCCAGATAGCGAGGAGCTTCAAAGCGGTCATGTTAGCCGCATCATTATCCGCAATAACCTCAGTTGTCTCAGGGATTGTCCTCTCGTTTTTTCTTGACCTTCCCACAGGGGCAACGATCGTCATGATTAATTTCATTCTATTTATAACAGGTCTCGCGTACAAAAAAATCATTAGAGAGTGA
- a CDS encoding metal ABC transporter ATP-binding protein, with the protein MPVDVLSIENLYFRYNSRDVLSDITFSISTGDYIGLVGPNGSGKTTLIKVVLGLIKPHSGKITLFGEDTNAFSGWHKIGYLPQKISALNPRFPATVSEVVAMGLLSKKSFPKHMNRSDNTTVDSILDLLDITNLRNKPIGELSGGQQQRVLVARALVNNPEFLILDEPTDALDPEMRDRFFGLMDELNKKKHVTIVIVTHDMGNIGKYTSKLLYIDKKIIFYGSFEDFCKSSEITQFFGEFSQHIICHRHN; encoded by the coding sequence ATGCCCGTAGATGTCCTTTCCATAGAAAATCTTTATTTTCGATATAACTCCAGGGATGTTTTAAGCGATATCACATTCTCCATAAGCACAGGAGACTATATCGGTCTTGTCGGGCCTAACGGTTCGGGAAAAACAACCCTGATAAAGGTTGTCCTCGGTTTGATAAAACCACACAGCGGAAAGATTACCCTTTTCGGTGAGGATACCAACGCATTTTCCGGATGGCATAAAATAGGGTATCTGCCTCAAAAGATATCCGCCCTAAATCCTCGTTTCCCGGCTACAGTGAGCGAGGTCGTAGCCATGGGGCTCCTTTCAAAAAAAAGTTTCCCCAAACACATGAATAGGTCTGACAATACAACCGTCGATAGCATTCTTGATCTGCTTGATATAACGAATCTCAGGAATAAACCCATAGGTGAACTCTCAGGTGGCCAGCAGCAAAGGGTCCTCGTTGCCAGGGCCCTTGTGAATAATCCGGAATTTCTGATTCTCGATGAACCGACAGACGCTTTAGACCCGGAAATGAGAGATCGTTTTTTTGGTCTCATGGATGAATTGAACAAAAAAAAACATGTAACTATTGTCATTGTCACTCACGATATGGGTAATATCGGGAAATATACCTCGAAGTTACTCTACATTGACAAAAAGATTATTTTTTACGGAAGCTTCGAAGATTTCTGCAAATCCAGCGAGATTACCCAGTTCTTCGGGGAGTTTTCACAGCATATTATCTGCCACAGACATAACTGA
- a CDS encoding zinc ABC transporter substrate-binding protein, whose amino-acid sequence MRKIFLMFLSVVVAFSLFLQSCQKNEKKTDDRKNIKVVTTLFPLYDFAKNIGQQKAAVSLLVPPGVEPHNFEPRPNDITRIQDSDLLIFTGKYMEPWVDNLLKGLDTKRLTVVDTSKDITLIRRTDSHDEAEHTHQEESGSPDPHIWLDFSNAVKMVDAITTEFIAKDPQNKDFYAKNSHEYKKKLEELDKKYKDTLLRCRDKVIIHAGHFAFGYLAKRYDLMYASAYKGFAPNAEPTPKRLVELTNNVKKHGVRYIYYEELITPKIAEVISKETGCSLLMLHGAHNVTRKEMDSGVTFVQLMEINLENLKVGLQCP is encoded by the coding sequence ATGAGAAAAATTTTCCTGATGTTCTTATCCGTCGTAGTTGCATTTTCTTTATTTCTTCAATCCTGTCAAAAAAATGAAAAAAAGACAGATGATCGGAAAAATATTAAGGTCGTCACGACACTCTTTCCCCTGTATGACTTTGCAAAAAATATCGGTCAGCAAAAGGCAGCGGTAAGCTTATTGGTGCCGCCCGGTGTAGAACCCCATAACTTTGAACCAAGACCGAATGACATAACACGAATCCAGGATTCCGACCTTCTGATATTTACGGGCAAATATATGGAACCATGGGTTGATAACCTGTTAAAGGGCCTTGACACGAAAAGACTGACGGTTGTCGACACAAGCAAAGATATTACCTTAATACGAAGGACCGACAGTCATGACGAGGCTGAACATACGCATCAAGAAGAATCGGGGAGCCCTGACCCCCATATATGGCTTGATTTCTCAAATGCCGTTAAAATGGTCGATGCCATTACCACTGAATTTATTGCCAAGGATCCTCAAAATAAAGATTTCTACGCAAAAAACTCTCATGAATACAAAAAAAAGCTTGAGGAGCTTGATAAAAAGTATAAAGATACATTGTTACGATGCAGAGACAAAGTCATCATCCACGCAGGGCATTTTGCCTTCGGTTACCTCGCAAAAAGATATGATTTAATGTATGCATCTGCGTATAAAGGATTTGCTCCGAATGCTGAGCCAACCCCCAAAAGACTGGTTGAACTCACTAATAATGTAAAAAAACACGGTGTTCGTTATATATACTATGAGGAACTCATTACACCGAAGATTGCAGAGGTAATTTCAAAAGAAACGGGTTGCAGTTTGTTGATGCTTCATGGCGCCCATAATGTAACCAGAAAAGAAATGGATAGTGGAGTGACGTTTGTTCAACTGATGGAAATAAATTTAGAAAACCTGAAGGTCGGATTACAATGCCCGTAG
- a CDS encoding TetR/AcrR family transcriptional regulator: MEKAKRKEMEFQIRRTEILNQAEKIFASKGFYIATMAEIADASGFAIGTLYHFFEGKENLYTTMVSEKLDMMYSEIRDAVNMADNALDKIEKLVRSHFCFVENNVDFCNLFIRGEGATLSKGKTILRDKMNADYLNHIGFIEEIMRLGIKTNSLKVTQPRMMAFALSGIIRSFIFGWLLTNQDHPLRDKVDCVLEIFLKGASAEVRL, translated from the coding sequence ATGGAAAAGGCAAAAAGAAAAGAAATGGAATTTCAGATCCGCAGGACTGAGATCCTTAATCAGGCAGAAAAGATATTTGCCTCGAAAGGGTTTTACATTGCCACCATGGCGGAAATTGCTGATGCCTCAGGTTTCGCCATAGGCACACTCTATCATTTTTTTGAGGGTAAGGAAAACCTCTACACAACGATGGTCAGTGAGAAGCTGGACATGATGTATTCAGAAATCAGAGATGCGGTAAATATGGCAGATAACGCCCTAGATAAAATCGAAAAGCTGGTGAGATCACATTTTTGCTTTGTAGAGAATAATGTCGATTTTTGCAACCTCTTCATTCGTGGCGAGGGTGCAACCCTCTCGAAAGGGAAAACGATTTTGAGAGACAAAATGAATGCTGACTATCTCAACCACATCGGTTTTATAGAAGAAATAATGCGTTTAGGGATTAAGACAAACTCTTTAAAAGTCACACAACCACGCATGATGGCTTTTGCACTTTCCGGCATCATCCGATCCTTTATTTTTGGATGGTTGCTTACAAATCAAGATCATCCCTTACGTGATAAGGTTGATTGCGTATTGGAAATATTTTTGAAGGGAGCAAGTGCGGAGGTGAGACTATGA
- a CDS encoding TolC family protein produces MNGRCISLIVCFLLVLSVPMIPAVLYAAEYSLDDLYRIALERAEKIKLTEEDLYIAKTGKEKALSLLLPRLSAFGNYTKYSEEKYNATGTLLQPNTATSWGLRADETLSLSGRELTALNISRENIVKSQYDLYAIREVYLLSVASAYYDVLRTKKSLEITESNLERLTKYRDAAEKRLKVGEVTKTVLLRAKGELSGARSDHVKAKNALELAKSVLARTVGIEGDFQIKESPSEDINISPETSFQELAYKGRADLKSLEVQKRMAEEQVQYTKGAFWPTLSVSGAYVSADQSPSTQTLVKESTYGLLSLNFPFFEGGLRRAEVKEARAKERQSALIYEDYKKSIGIEVQSAYLDLVTQKGILKFLEDQVVYARDNYNAVAKQFEFGLAQSLDVMDANTLLVTSERNLAEAGYNYQAAIIKMKKATGTFLKTITGDQS; encoded by the coding sequence ATGAACGGCCGGTGTATATCACTAATTGTTTGTTTTTTATTGGTTCTGAGTGTGCCGATGATACCGGCTGTCCTTTATGCTGCGGAATATTCTCTTGACGATCTTTATCGTATTGCCCTGGAGCGCGCTGAGAAGATCAAGCTGACGGAGGAAGACCTGTATATTGCAAAGACGGGCAAGGAGAAGGCGCTGTCATTACTCTTACCGCGGCTGTCGGCCTTCGGCAACTATACGAAGTACTCGGAAGAGAAATACAATGCAACGGGCACGCTTCTTCAACCGAATACAGCGACCTCATGGGGTCTGCGGGCGGACGAGACTCTGTCATTGAGCGGGCGGGAACTCACGGCGCTGAATATTTCGAGGGAGAACATTGTAAAGAGTCAGTATGACCTGTATGCCATACGGGAGGTATACCTTTTGAGTGTGGCATCTGCGTATTATGATGTTTTAAGGACGAAGAAGTCACTTGAGATCACGGAATCGAACCTGGAGAGGCTGACGAAATACAGGGATGCTGCCGAGAAGCGGTTAAAGGTTGGAGAGGTAACGAAGACGGTGCTTCTGCGGGCGAAGGGGGAGCTTTCCGGTGCGCGGTCTGACCATGTCAAGGCAAAGAATGCCCTGGAGCTTGCCAAATCCGTTCTTGCAAGGACAGTAGGGATTGAGGGGGATTTTCAGATAAAGGAGTCTCCTTCGGAGGATATTAATATTTCTCCTGAAACTTCTTTCCAGGAGCTGGCATATAAAGGTCGTGCCGATCTTAAGAGTCTTGAGGTCCAGAAGAGGATGGCTGAGGAGCAGGTTCAGTATACGAAGGGCGCCTTCTGGCCGACGCTTTCCGTGTCCGGGGCATATGTATCGGCTGATCAGTCGCCGTCAACGCAGACGCTGGTGAAAGAGAGTACCTATGGTCTTCTTTCACTGAACTTCCCGTTTTTTGAAGGGGGATTGAGGCGGGCGGAAGTGAAAGAGGCGAGGGCAAAGGAAAGGCAGTCTGCGCTTATTTACGAAGATTATAAGAAGTCCATCGGTATAGAAGTTCAGAGCGCCTATCTCGACCTCGTTACACAAAAAGGAATCCTTAAATTCTTGGAGGACCAGGTGGTCTATGCCCGGGACAATTACAATGCCGTTGCGAAGCAGTTTGAGTTCGGGCTGGCTCAGAGCCTTGATGTAATGGATGCGAATACGCTCCTGGTTACGTCGGAAAGGAATCTGGCGGAGGCCGGTTACAACTATCAGGCAGCCATTATAAAGATGAAAAAAGCAACGGGGACGTTTCTCAAAACAATCACGGGTGATCAGTCGTGA
- a CDS encoding efflux RND transporter periplasmic adaptor subunit, with protein MWEVSFKNAIADAVKRLLLLFALVIIICGCSSKKENPAVPPAPVTVASAVVKTIPVEINAIGNVEPYQTISVRAQITGQITKINFKEGQDVRKGYLLFELDCRPYQEALKQAEANLARDTAQAKNAETDLQRYTALLEDQFVTRQQYDQVRTNWAALEATLKADRAVVENSRIQIQYCSIYSPLNGRTGSLKVNQGNILKANDVEVVVVNQIEPIYVTFAIPEKDLSAVKKYQAQGKLKVEALINGDARPETGELTFIDNAVNKVTGTITLKGTFANREKRLWPGQFVSAVLTLTTIPDAILVPSRAVDTGQSGQYVFVVKPDLTTDVRPVTIGSSIGGETVIMKGLQAGERVVTDGQLRLIPGAKVTIKETP; from the coding sequence ATGTGGGAAGTTTCTTTTAAGAATGCGATTGCCGATGCAGTCAAGCGTCTGCTTTTACTGTTTGCCCTCGTGATAATAATTTGCGGATGCTCGTCGAAAAAGGAAAATCCTGCCGTCCCTCCCGCGCCGGTCACAGTGGCATCAGCAGTCGTAAAGACAATCCCTGTGGAGATCAATGCCATCGGGAATGTTGAACCTTATCAGACCATATCGGTGAGGGCTCAGATCACCGGACAGATCACGAAGATAAACTTCAAAGAAGGCCAGGATGTACGAAAGGGATATCTTCTCTTTGAACTGGACTGCCGTCCTTATCAAGAGGCATTGAAGCAGGCAGAAGCCAATCTTGCCAGGGATACGGCCCAGGCAAAAAACGCAGAGACCGATTTGCAGCGGTACACAGCCCTCCTGGAAGATCAATTTGTGACGAGACAACAATACGACCAGGTTCGCACAAACTGGGCCGCCCTGGAAGCTACTTTGAAGGCCGACAGGGCCGTTGTGGAAAACAGCCGCATACAGATTCAATACTGTTCCATCTATTCCCCCCTCAACGGCCGGACAGGATCGTTAAAGGTAAATCAGGGAAACATACTCAAGGCGAACGATGTGGAAGTGGTCGTTGTCAACCAGATCGAACCCATCTATGTTACTTTTGCCATTCCCGAAAAGGACCTGTCGGCGGTCAAAAAATACCAGGCCCAGGGAAAGCTTAAGGTGGAAGCCCTGATCAACGGCGATGCGCGCCCCGAAACAGGGGAACTGACCTTCATCGATAATGCCGTAAATAAGGTAACAGGTACTATCACCCTCAAAGGGACTTTTGCAAACCGGGAAAAGCGCCTTTGGCCGGGTCAGTTTGTCAGCGCAGTCCTGACGCTGACAACCATACCCGATGCGATACTGGTCCCTTCGCGCGCCGTTGACACGGGCCAATCGGGGCAGTACGTCTTTGTCGTCAAGCCCGATCTCACCACGGATGTGAGGCCGGTTACGATAGGTTCCTCCATAGGCGGGGAAACCGTCATCATGAAGGGTCTCCAGGCAGGAGAGCGGGTGGTCACGGACGGACAGTTGCGTCTCATACCGGGAGCAAAGGTGACGATTAAAGAAACGCCCTGA
- a CDS encoding efflux RND transporter permease subunit, with translation MNISEIFIRRPIMTTLVMAAILLFGVVAYRALPVSDLPNVDFPTILVSANLPGASPETMASSIATPLEKQFSTIAGLDSMTSTNGLGISRITLQFNLSRNIDAAAQDVQTAIATATRQLPQNMPTPPTFRKVNPADQPVLYIAMNTPTLPLSVVDEYAENLLAQRISMISGVAEVMVYGSQKYAVRARLDPKALAARSIGIDEVVSAIESGNVNLPTGTLWGTHQAFTIQATGQLNNAAAFRPLIVAYRGGSPVRLGELGRVDDSVQNDKVAAWFNENRAIVLAVLRQPGTNTIEVVQSIKNILPQFSQEIPASVKLDILYDRSVPIKESFRDVQFTLILALVLVIAVIFVFLRNLSATVIPSLALPMSIIGTFAAMYLCGYSLDNLSLMALTLCVGFVVDDAIVMLENIVRHMEQGEGVIEAALNGSREISFTILSMTLSLVAVFIPVLFMGGIVGRLLHEFAVTIAVAVLISGFVSLTLTPMLCSRFLRPPGEEKHGRLYQIFERFFEGMRRLYEISLTWALHYRLTTLIISFLFLAGVVGLYFITPKGFLPSEDTGQLFCFTEAAEGISFDSMVEHQKKLAAIVREDPNVSNVMSSVGASGTSPSSNIGRIMIRLKPRSERRLSADEIIQELRPKLATVPGIRAYLQNLPPIRIGGVLTKSQYQYTIQSGDINELYKYAPTMEAKLRELPGFLDVTSDLQIKNPQVYVKIDRDKASALGLSAGQVEDALSSAYSSRQISTIYAPNNQYWVIIELEPEYQMDPAALSLLYVRSSTGNLVPLNTVASLERTVGPLTVNHLGQLPAVTISFNLALGKSLGDAVEGVEKTARAVLPDTITGSLQGTAQAFKSSMAGLGILILVAILVIYIVLGILYESYIHPITILSGLPSAGLGALLTLLLFKIDLNLYALVGIIMLIGIVKKNAIMMIDFALEAERTQGKKPEEAIFQGALIRFRPIMMTTMSALMATLPIALGLGAGAESRRPLGMAVVGGLVFSQIVTLYISPVIYIYLDSFQKEVRRYFSRFRGKAA, from the coding sequence ATGAATATTTCGGAAATCTTCATACGCCGGCCGATTATGACGACACTCGTCATGGCGGCGATCCTCCTCTTCGGCGTTGTCGCGTATCGAGCACTTCCGGTCAGTGATCTGCCCAACGTAGATTTTCCGACAATCCTCGTATCAGCCAACCTTCCGGGTGCAAGTCCGGAGACAATGGCCTCCTCCATAGCGACACCGCTTGAAAAACAGTTCTCCACCATCGCCGGCCTCGACTCCATGACTTCAACAAACGGTCTCGGAATCAGCAGAATTACCTTGCAATTCAATCTAAGCAGGAACATCGACGCAGCAGCCCAGGACGTTCAGACCGCCATAGCCACAGCAACGAGACAGCTTCCCCAGAATATGCCGACTCCTCCCACCTTTCGGAAGGTGAACCCTGCGGATCAGCCGGTCCTTTATATTGCCATGAACACACCCACCCTGCCGCTTTCTGTGGTTGACGAGTATGCGGAGAATCTTCTTGCGCAGCGCATTTCCATGATCAGCGGCGTGGCCGAGGTTATGGTGTACGGATCCCAGAAGTATGCCGTGCGCGCCCGCCTTGATCCGAAAGCGCTGGCGGCAAGATCCATCGGCATCGACGAGGTTGTGAGTGCGATCGAGTCAGGGAATGTCAATCTCCCGACAGGCACCCTTTGGGGAACTCACCAGGCCTTCACCATTCAGGCAACGGGACAACTGAATAATGCGGCTGCCTTCCGGCCGCTCATTGTAGCCTATCGGGGCGGCTCGCCGGTGCGTCTCGGGGAACTGGGGCGTGTGGATGACAGCGTCCAGAATGACAAGGTTGCTGCGTGGTTCAATGAAAACCGGGCCATTGTACTGGCCGTCCTGCGCCAGCCCGGTACCAATACAATAGAGGTTGTGCAGTCCATCAAGAACATCCTGCCGCAATTTAGCCAGGAAATCCCGGCATCGGTGAAACTCGACATCCTTTACGACCGGTCCGTGCCCATCAAGGAATCTTTCAGAGACGTCCAGTTCACCCTTATCCTGGCCCTGGTTCTTGTCATTGCCGTGATCTTTGTCTTTCTCCGCAACCTTTCTGCAACTGTCATACCGAGCCTTGCCTTGCCTATGTCGATCATAGGAACCTTTGCGGCTATGTATCTTTGCGGTTACAGTCTGGATAACCTTTCATTGATGGCTCTCACACTGTGTGTTGGCTTTGTGGTGGACGACGCCATTGTTATGCTGGAGAACATTGTCCGTCACATGGAGCAGGGCGAGGGAGTCATTGAGGCGGCTTTAAATGGATCGAGGGAGATAAGCTTTACCATACTTTCCATGACCCTCTCTCTCGTAGCTGTTTTTATTCCTGTTCTCTTCATGGGGGGTATCGTCGGCAGGCTGCTTCACGAGTTTGCCGTTACGATTGCCGTTGCCGTTCTCATTTCCGGATTCGTATCACTCACCTTAACCCCCATGCTCTGCAGCCGTTTTCTCCGTCCGCCTGGGGAGGAGAAACATGGCCGTCTCTATCAGATATTCGAACGGTTTTTCGAGGGGATGCGCCGCCTCTATGAAATAAGTCTTACATGGGCCTTGCATTACAGGCTTACAACCCTCATTATCTCCTTCCTCTTTCTCGCGGGGGTTGTCGGACTCTATTTCATTACACCCAAGGGTTTTCTCCCCAGCGAGGATACGGGTCAGCTCTTCTGCTTTACGGAAGCGGCGGAAGGCATATCATTTGACTCGATGGTCGAGCACCAGAAAAAACTTGCCGCCATTGTACGTGAGGATCCGAATGTGAGTAATGTTATGTCAAGCGTAGGAGCTTCAGGGACCAGTCCATCATCCAACATAGGCCGCATAATGATCCGCCTGAAGCCGCGAAGTGAACGCCGCCTCAGTGCAGATGAGATAATCCAGGAACTCAGGCCAAAGCTCGCCACGGTTCCTGGTATCCGGGCCTATTTGCAAAACCTGCCGCCTATACGTATTGGTGGAGTCCTGACTAAAAGCCAGTACCAGTATACCATCCAGAGTGGGGATATCAATGAGCTTTACAAATACGCTCCGACTATGGAGGCGAAGCTGAGAGAGCTGCCTGGGTTTCTGGACGTGACAAGCGACCTCCAGATTAAGAATCCCCAGGTCTATGTCAAGATCGACAGGGACAAGGCGTCCGCCCTCGGCCTCAGTGCGGGCCAGGTTGAGGACGCCCTCTCGAGCGCATACTCGTCCCGCCAGATATCGACGATCTATGCACCGAACAACCAGTACTGGGTCATCATCGAACTTGAGCCGGAGTATCAGATGGATCCTGCTGCGCTTTCCCTCCTCTACGTCCGTTCCTCTACGGGAAACCTCGTTCCCCTGAACACCGTCGCGAGTCTCGAACGTACAGTAGGTCCCCTTACCGTTAATCACCTCGGGCAGCTTCCTGCCGTGACCATCTCTTTTAATCTGGCCCTCGGGAAATCACTGGGCGATGCAGTGGAGGGAGTGGAAAAGACGGCGCGGGCGGTTCTTCCGGACACGATAACCGGCAGCCTGCAGGGCACCGCCCAGGCCTTCAAGTCATCTATGGCGGGACTTGGTATCCTGATTCTTGTTGCTATTTTGGTTATTTACATCGTACTCGGCATTCTTTATGAGAGTTACATTCACCCTATTACAATACTTTCAGGACTCCCTTCTGCCGGACTCGGGGCGCTTCTCACTCTGCTGCTCTTTAAAATTGATCTAAACCTATATGCCCTTGTGGGAATCATCATGCTGATCGGGATTGTCAAGAAAAATGCGATCATGATGATTGACTTTGCACTGGAGGCAGAGAGAACGCAAGGGAAGAAACCTGAGGAAGCGATCTTCCAGGGAGCGCTTATTCGGTTCCGTCCTATAATGATGACGACCATGTCGGCTCTCATGGCAACATTACCCATTGCTCTTGGATTGGGTGCGGGCGCCGAATCGCGGCGTCCATTGGGAATGGCTGTCGTAGGGGGTCTCGTATTTTCACAGATAGTAACGCTCTATATCTCCCCTGTTATCTATATCTATCTCGATTCATTCCAGAAAGAGGTGCGCAGATACTTCAGCCGGTTTCGGGGCAAGGCAGCATGA